tcaactattgtaatacgggcccttaGGGACACGGTTTTGGGGGGTGGGGCTAGTACATAGGCATGTCGTGATGAATTTATGTATGGAAATTGGAGGCTACAGCCTATTATGTTTCTGGTAAACAACagatattctaaaaatgtaactaCAAAAAATTTACGTAAGGAGGGAGGGGGCTATAGTTTCCTTAGACACTCGCCCATTATTGCCTATGAGCTGGTGaaggcttttttttttttgtcgtttatttaatttaaaatgtttcagtaCACAGGGTGCTATtacaagtaattattttttgaatgaattaggttatattatgtacataagtTATTTACATTGATGCAAttgattgattaaattataattatatatagtgtaaGTGTGTACTTCTATGGAATGGCGGACATTTTCCCCCCGAACTTTTTCCCCCCGGATGCCTTTCGGCGTAGTAAGACATTTTCCCCCCGATACATTTTTGATGCGGACATTTTccccccgttttttttttttatttttaattatttaccttcgaatataaaattattatttttaacacatatttttagcttttattcatatttattttttttatttttgtaaaaactgtacgttaactaataaatctttaatcttaatttcaataaaaaataataaataatattgaaaacaagttaagtcaaaatataattttaaataaaagtaaaatagtagTAAACTAATATTGAATTAGATGGGTAACattgaaatcaaaaattgtgTCCAAAACCCAGTCAATTACTAAGACTAttaagataacatttttatacaatctTACATCGTTATGAGCATTATCgagtcaatattttatatccaaaCTGTTCAAAGCAGTTTAGTAGTGGTTTAGTGGTTATAGTGGTTATATAcgtaatacgttttaaaataaaaattattgttatacatttttttttttgtgatcatggataaaatacaaattcttaAAACAGACAGAGGaggtttaaaaattgtttttaaagactatatgtatacaaaacaaaaaaatctcgCCAATAACAAAATTAGATGGGAATGtgtggaaaaaaaaaagaaaaattgtaaagGTAGTGTAACAACTGatcataaatgattttaaatgtattgaaaaatattaaacacaagaACCATCCACCCTCTCCAGCACAAGTAGAAGTAACAAAAGTCATGTTGAATATGAATGCTAAAGCCCAAGACAATTTTGATACTCCTTCCAGACTTTTCGCAGTAGAAACATCCAATTTATCAAACGAAGCAATGATTTTGTTAACAGAAGAAAAATCGGTCAAAAGATCACTAAGAAGAATTCGGAATAAAAAGTATCCTTCGCTATGCCCTTTAtcggaattaaaaataaatggtatttGGGCTACTACGGGAGGGCCTGAACCAAaaccgtttttattatttgataatgaaaacaataccaatcgaataattatttttgcgtCTCCAGAAGGAATGTCAGAGTTATCAAAATCTGTCAAATGGTGTATGGATGGAACTTTTTTTACTTGTCCTAaagaattttatcaagtatacataattatcatGCATGTATTAAAAACACATCAGTTCCATGTGTTTATGCTTTATTACaaagaaaaactaaagaaatttACGTTGAACTTTTATCAACACTTAGAAGTTTGCTGTCCgagttgaaattaaaaactataagtatTGACTTTGAACAATCCATGATTCAAGCTATTGAATTAGTATTTGTCGACATTAATATCCAATGTTGTTATTATCATCTTTCTCAAAGTATTTGGCATAAAGTTCAAAACATAGGATTAGCTACAAAATAtaaggaaaatgaaaatgttcgtCAAATAGTTGGCATGTTGAAAGGTTTAGCTTTATTGCCTCTGAAATATGTTAAGAAAGGtatgtaatatcatatattatgttaataatattattaacaatatatgttttgttatatttattggttAGGTATGTCTGTGCTGTATGATTTATCAAATGACCTCAATGATCCAGATGTCGATGAACTATTGTTGTACTTTGATAGAACATACGTCAATGGAACCTACAAGAGAACTACtacatctttttttatttttatgtcgacATTTTCAGCcaattgtattagttattaatttattatattttgtatatacaatttttttttatttttatgtcggaTTTTTGGCCAActgtattgtactatattatattatttagacaatcttttatttaaaattatatttttattatttaattattttttattgaaattaagattaaagatttattagttaacgtacagtttttacaaaaataaaaaaaataaatatgaacaaaagctaaaaaatatgtgttaaaaataataattttatattcgaaggtaaataattaaaaattaaaaacaaaaaaaaaacggggggAAAATGTCCGCATCCAAAAATTTATCACGGGAAAATGTCCTACTACGCCGAAAACAGCCGGGGGGGAAAATGTCCGGATACCGTTTTTTACACCTATAGATCATCCATTTTATTTTAANNNNNNNNNNNNNNNNNNNNNNNNNNNNNNNNNNNNNNNNNNNNNNNNNNATGGATGGAACTTTTTTTACTTGTCCTAaagaattttatcaagtatacaTAATTCATGCATGTATTAAAAACACATCAGTTCCATGTGTTTATGCTTTATTACaaagaaaaactaaagaaatttACGTTGAACTTTTATCAACACTTAGAAGTTTGCTGTCCgagttgaaattaaaaactataagtatTGACTTTGAAAAATCCATGATTCAAGCTATTGAATTAGTATTTGTCGACATTAATATCCAATGTTGTTATTATCATCTTTCTCAAAGTATTTGGCGTAAAGTTCAAAACATAGGATTAGCTACAAAATAtaaggaaaatgaaaatgttcgtcaaatagtaattatattaaataataaaaattttatattcgaaggtaaataattaaaaattaaaaacaaaaaaaaaacggggggAAAATGTCCGCATCCAAAAATTTATCAGGGGGAAAATGTCCTACTACGCCGAAAACAGCCGGGGGGAAAATGTCCGGGGGGAAAATGTCCGGATACCGATTTTATATGGCTGTTACGAATCACATTTTGACTTAGTTCCTATAAAAAAACTCTGTTGTACAGAATGATTCACCGAGCATGCTCACCaccatttttcttttgataatacatttattaaaattctaaatttttaaatttttaagtatacctacttgaagatcatattttcaaattcttgatattttttgtattacttaaacagtgtcctgtggagatacaaaaTTTATGTTTTCGTATG
The sequence above is a segment of the Acyrthosiphon pisum isolate AL4f unplaced genomic scaffold, pea_aphid_22Mar2018_4r6ur Scaffold_21493;HRSCAF=24109, whole genome shotgun sequence genome. Coding sequences within it:
- the LOC115034906 gene encoding uncharacterized protein LOC115034906, which gives rise to MILNVLKNIKHKNHPPSPAQVEVTKVMLNMNAKAQDNFDTPSRLFAVETSNLSNEAMILLTEEKSVKRSLRRIRNKKYPSLCPLSELKINGIWATTGGPEPKPFLLFDNENNTNRIIIFASPEGMSELSKSVKWCMDGTFFTCPKEFYQVYIIHACIKNTSVPCVYALLQRKTKEIYVELLSTLRSLLSELKLKTISIDFEKSMIQAIELVFVDINIQCCYYHLSQSIWRKVQNIGLATKYKENENVRQIVIILNNKNFIFEGK